The genomic stretch TTCTCGCGAGCTGGACACCGCCGTCAATCAGGAGAAGCGAAACTTTCATATCTCCAACAGCTGCCCCAAGGGCATGCCTGACAGCCTCGGCAGCATTGATATCGCCATACGGGGGCTTCCTTAAAATCATCGCAATATGCTCCATGTTCTCCTCCTACGCACCGATATTGAGCCAGATATCGCTCTCGCCCATCGTCTTAAATAATCCCTTGAGCGAACCCTGTTCTGTTCCTTGAAGGTAATCGTCTTTCGCCGCACGGCGAAAGTTCACGCAGCCTCCTCAGAGGTACACCTTGAGCCCTTTCCGAATCAGGCGCGAGAACTCTTCCTCCGCATTTGTGATCCCCTTTGCCTTCTGGCCCTTCAGGAAGCAGTAGACACCATCGGCAGATGCGATGAGATTGACGGCATGCCCTTTGTTTAATGCAGATTCGGCAATCCGTATAGTCGTTAGCGTGTTTTCATACGAGTACGGCGACGTAGAAAGATACATCGTCATCGTTTTACCCATTTCTCTCCTCCTTTACGGCATGCTTTGCAGCCAGCTTTCTCGCTCCAGGGTATTTCCCCTTTTTCGTTACAGGACAACAGGCAGGCGCAGGCAATTCCTCTGAATATGACTTTTTCAGAACTTCGAGAAGGTCTGGAATCATTGGATCAACGAGGTAATAACATTTCAGTCTTCCGTCAACGTAGTAATCGATGATGCCGTATCTCCTGAGCAGCGAAAGATGCTGCGATACATTTGGCTGGCTTACTTCGAGGTATTCTTCCAAATCACTGACGCATTTTACGCCCTGCGTGAGTTCTTCGAGAAGTTTTATGCGTGTAGGGTGTGCGATTACTTTGAGCAGCTCAATTTTTTCAGCAGCGGTTCTTTCAAAGACAGAAATCATAATAGTCTCTCCCTTTCTTATATTCTCGTATTCTTATATTCAAATATAAGAATACGAGAATTGTTTGTCAAGAAAAAATCTGTGAGTTTGGTGACTTCATTGAAAACTCAAGGGTGAATTTCCCCTGATAGGATCATATCAATGTCACGACTGTGACGCCGGCCCCGCCTTCCGGCGGCTCCCCTTTCCTGAAGTGCTTTACAAGGGGATGTCCGGTAAGGTGTTCGCATACAGCCCTCGACAGGGCCCCGGTGCCGAAGCCGTGGATGACGGTCACTTCGGTAAGGCCGGCAAGGGATGCATGGTTGAGAAAGGGCTCGAGCCTCGAGAGCGCCTCATCAACGCGCAGTCCAATAAGATTCAGGCGTGAAGAAACTTCCTCTCCTGGCACGGCGGATTTTGAAGGAGGGGTGAGGGGGGACAGAGCTTTGCCTCTTCTTGCTCCCACGTCCGAAAGAGGGACCTCGACTTCCATACTTCCAGCCCTCACCCTCAAGCGGTTCCGATCCTCATAGGCTTCAAGTACTGTTGCGTCACGTCCGAGGGATCTGACAAAGACCTGGTCGCCCACATGGAGTTCAGCCACCGACGGAATTGCATAATCCATATCATATGCCCGGAGCTTCCGAGCTGCCTCTTCCTGCTCTGCAACAATCTTCTTTACGACCTCACGACGGCTTTCCTTGTCCTTCTTCTTCAGGTCATCGAGGAAGGCGTTCATCCGTCTCTTTGTCTCGGCGATGATATCCGAAGCTTCCCGGTACGCCTTCGCAATCACCTCTTTCTCTCTCTTCTCCGTTTCGGAAAGTCTCTCTTCAAGGAGCCTTGTCTTCTCTTCTATCCCACTCCTCTCTTTCCGGAGTTCATGAAGGGCCCTTTCATACTCTGCCCTCTTTGCATTGAGGTCGGCAATGAGGTTGTCGAATTCCACTTTGATCCCGCCGAGCATACCCTTCGCCGAATCGATGATTCTCTCGGGCAGGCCGTACCTCTTTGCTATCTCGAGGGCATGAGACTGGCCAGGCTCTCCCACCCGTAACCGGTAAAGAGGGGTGAGGGACCTGTGGTCGAATTCCATGGAGGCATTGATCATGCCCTCTGTCCTGTGAACAAAACCTTTAATGTCCGTCAGGTGTGTGGTGGCAAAGAGCAAGGCCCCTCTGTCTCTTATCTCCTTTAAAACAGCACAGGCGAGGGCAGCCCCTTCATCGGGGTCTGTGCCGGTGCCGAGTTCATCGATGAGGACGAGGGACTTCGAATCGGCCTTCTTCAGGATATCCGAGATATTTGACACATGGGCCGAGAAGGTGGAAAGGCTGTTCTCAATCGATTGCTCGTCGCCGATGTCGACGAGGAGATCATGGACAAGGGGGAAGCAGGTTGCAGAGTCTGCAGGCACGGGCATGCCGGACAGGGCCATGAGGAGAAGGAGGCTGATCGTCTTGATGGCTATGGTCTTTCCCCCCGCATTTGAGCCCGTTATCACCATGACCCTGTCATCACCGCCCAGAGATACGTCGAGTGGCACCACGTCATCGCCCCTTCCCGATTTTCTAAGCGTGAGCATAAGGAGGGGGTGCCGCGCTCCCCTAAGACGGATCGAACCGGAATCGTCTATCTGCGGTTCCTCCATCCTGAGTTCGTCGGAAAACCGCGCGATGCAGTTCAGGAGGTCAAGGTAAACCAGGGTCTTATACTGGGCCTCTATGAGGTCTGCCACGCCCCTTATCTTAGAGGAGATCTCCCGGAGGATGCGGATCTCCTCAGCCTTCTGTTCTGCGATGAGGTTCTCGAGTTCGTTCGAAAGTCCGATGATGGCGAGGGGTTCGATAAAGGCAGTCTCACCTGATCTTGAAACATCATGGACAACGCCGGGTACCTGTCCCTTTGAGTCCATCCTGACGGGGATGACCCATCTGCCGGACCTTTCAGTAACATAGCTGTCTTGGAGAAAAACAGAGAGACCTTCGTCCCTCATCATCTCTTCGAGTCGCTTCGTGATCCTCCCTTTGAGCCGTCTCACATCTGCCCTCAACTCGGAGAGCGTGGACGATGCGCTGTCAAGGATATTGCCTTCACTGTCGATGGACCTTTCGAGAGTCCAGAGTATATCGGGAAAGCCTGTCAGGTCACAGGTGAGATCTTTGAGGAAAATGAGGTCATCCCTCTTCTCCAGCTGGAGTGAAACCCCGGAGAGGATATTGAGAAAGGGTGTCAGGCCGGCAAGCTCCACGGAATCCGCGACGGCGCCTTGCGGCCTTATCTTCGCAAGGAGGGTTGATATATCGGAGAAGCGTGACAGTTTGAGGGGAGCGCCTTCATGGGACATCATCCGTATCTCACGAAGGAGCCCGAGCCTTTTCTCTATCTCTCCCCTGTCATAGAGGGGACGGATCTCTGCAACAGCCTTCTGCGAGGCTTCGCTGTTCGAAAAGGCGGAGATGATCCTGAGGAGTTTCGGAAACTCGAGGAGATAGAGGGCGTTCTCCGTGATCATCGGGGGAGATCGCCGGATCTAAAGGCCCAGTCCCTCGATGATCCTGTTCCTCTGTTTTTCTATGACCTTCTGTCCCTGTTCCAGCGACTTCACAAGCTCCTTCTTGGCGCTCTCCGATAACTCCACCCCCTTTTCGAGAATCTCCGACGCCTTGTCTCTTACATCGCCTACAAATTCGTTGACGCTCTGGATCGTGTCCTCAACCAACTCGACGGCGTCATTCTTTATCCGCTTCGCTTTCCTCGATATATCCTTTCTCGTCTCCCGGCCCGACTGAGGCGCATAGAGAAGGGCTATTCCCGCGCCAAGAATGCCGCCTATCAGGAATGCTCCGGCGATCTTTGATGAACTATCCTTCATAGTCGTCTCCTTTCGATCTCTCTTTTTACTTAAACTGTAGCAAGAATGACGTTCGGAGTCAAATGTTGAAACGGAGGAGGTTGACGCTTGCCAAAAGGCACGCAAGGGTTATAGACTTGAAAGATATGAATATCTTCAGGAATGCCGATAAGAGACTCCAGACCGCGACGATAGAGGAACTGAGGGAGACGATCATCTCGGCAAATATTCCTCACCATGTCCAGGAAATCGCCGAGAGGGAAATCGATACCCTGTCAAAGATCAGCCCCTCTGCCGCTGAATATGCGATAGGGCTGATGTATATCGAGTATCTTCTGAGCCTTCCCTGGAACCATAAGACAGAGGATAATCTCGACCTCACCAGGGCCGAAAGAATTCTGAACGAACGCCATTTTGGCCTGAACAGGATCAAGGAGAGGATCCTGGAGCATCTCGCGGTAAGAATATTGATCAGGAACAAGAAGCCGAGGATCCTGGTAGTGGACGATGAAGAGGTCGCCAGGAAGAACCTGGACCATATACTCAAGAAAGAGGATTATTCGGTGGTGACGGCTGCTGACGGCGCCGAGGCGATGGACAAGATGGTGCATTCTGACTTCGATATTGTCCTGACGGACCTTCGTATGGAGGCGATGAACGGGATCGATCTCCTTGAAAAGGTGAGGCTTAGATACCCCGATACGAAGATTATCATGATCACGGCCCATGCAACAGTCGATTCTGCCGTTGAGGCCATGAAGAAAGGTGCCTTCCACTATATTACGAAACCTTTCAAACTGGACCAAGTGCGATCGGTCCTCAGGCAAGCCCTTGAGAAAAGGACATCCCCTTTTTCCGCAAAGGGATCGGTCCTCTGTTTCGCAGGTCCTCCGGGGACGGGGAAGACCTCCCTCGGAAGGTCCATTGCCGGCGCCTTTGGGAGAACCTTTGCGAGAATCTCCCTCGGCGGGATCAGGGACGAGGCCGAGATCAGAGGCCACAGAAGGACCTATGCCGGTGCGATGCCCGGACGCATCATCGAGGAGATCCGTCGTTTGGGGGTCATGAATCCTGTTCTCATGCTCGATGAGGTCGACAAGATAGGACAGGACTTCAAGGGCGACTCAGCCTCGGCGCTGCTCGAAATACTCGATCCCGAACAAAACCGCGCTTTTATCGATCATTACGTCGATGTCCCCTTTGACCTTTCGGGCGTTCTCTTCATCGCTACGGCGAACGTGGCTGATAACATCCAGGGACCCCTCAGAGACCGTATGGAGGTGGTCGAGTTTTCGGGGTATACGGATGATGAAAAAATCAAGATCGCCCTGCAGTACCTCGTCCCGAAACAGATTCAGGGACAGGGCCTCTCAGACTGTCCGCCGGAATTCACGGAAGAGGCTGTTTCAAAGATCATTCAGGAACATACCCGTGAGGCCGGGGTGAGAAACCTCGAACGAGAGATCGCTGCCATATGCCGCAAGGTGGCGATGCAGTCCGTCCAACATACGGGAAAGACAGAGGAGATAAAGCTGACATCAGACCTCGTAGAGAAATACCTTGGGCCAAGAAGATATTACTTTGAGGTTGCGGAAGAAAGGAGTCAAACCGGCGTTGTGACCGGTCTCGTGTGGACAGAGGTGGGAGGAGACATTATTTTTGTTGAGGCGGCGAAGATGAAAGGGAACAAGGAACTTATCCTCACCGGTTCTCTCGGGAATGTAATGCGGGAGTCAGCACAGACGGCATTGAGCTATATCAGGAGCAGCGCCTCCTCCTTTAACATCCCCGATGACTTTTTTGATAACCACGATATCCATGTCCACGTCCCTGCAGGGGCGATTCAGAAAGATGGGCCTTCAGCAGGAGCCACGATTGCCGTCGCCCTTCTCTCCCTTCTGAAAGGGCAGCCTGTCAGAAAGGATGTGGCAGTCTCAGGGGAACTGACGCTCAGCGGCAGGCTCCTCCCCGTAGGAGGGATCAAGGAAAAGGTCCTTGCTGCGAGACGTGCCGGGGTGAGGGAAGTGATCCTTCCCCTCAAGAACAGGGTGGATATCGAGAGCCTTCCTGA from Thermodesulfovibrionales bacterium encodes the following:
- the lon gene encoding endopeptidase La, with the translated sequence MLKRRRLTLAKRHARVIDLKDMNIFRNADKRLQTATIEELRETIISANIPHHVQEIAEREIDTLSKISPSAAEYAIGLMYIEYLLSLPWNHKTEDNLDLTRAERILNERHFGLNRIKERILEHLAVRILIRNKKPRILVVDDEEVARKNLDHILKKEDYSVVTAADGAEAMDKMVHSDFDIVLTDLRMEAMNGIDLLEKVRLRYPDTKIIMITAHATVDSAVEAMKKGAFHYITKPFKLDQVRSVLRQALEKRTSPFSAKGSVLCFAGPPGTGKTSLGRSIAGAFGRTFARISLGGIRDEAEIRGHRRTYAGAMPGRIIEEIRRLGVMNPVLMLDEVDKIGQDFKGDSASALLEILDPEQNRAFIDHYVDVPFDLSGVLFIATANVADNIQGPLRDRMEVVEFSGYTDDEKIKIALQYLVPKQIQGQGLSDCPPEFTEEAVSKIIQEHTREAGVRNLEREIAAICRKVAMQSVQHTGKTEEIKLTSDLVEKYLGPRRYYFEVAEERSQTGVVTGLVWTEVGGDIIFVEAAKMKGNKELILTGSLGNVMRESAQTALSYIRSSASSFNIPDDFFDNHDIHVHVPAGAIQKDGPSAGATIAVALLSLLKGQPVRKDVAVSGELTLSGRLLPVGGIKEKVLAARRAGVREVILPLKNRVDIESLP
- a CDS encoding metalloregulator ArsR/SmtB family transcription factor codes for the protein MISVFERTAAEKIELLKVIAHPTRIKLLEELTQGVKCVSDLEEYLEVSQPNVSQHLSLLRRYGIIDYYVDGRLKCYYLVDPMIPDLLEVLKKSYSEELPAPACCPVTKKGKYPGARKLAAKHAVKEERNG
- a CDS encoding YtxH domain-containing protein; this translates as MKDSSSKIAGAFLIGGILGAGIALLYAPQSGRETRKDISRKAKRIKNDAVELVEDTIQSVNEFVGDVRDKASEILEKGVELSESAKKELVKSLEQGQKVIEKQRNRIIEGLGL
- a CDS encoding DsrE family protein codes for the protein MGKTMTMYLSTSPYSYENTLTTIRIAESALNKGHAVNLIASADGVYCFLKGQKAKGITNAEEEFSRLIRKGLKVYL
- a CDS encoding endonuclease MutS2, whose translation is MITENALYLLEFPKLLRIISAFSNSEASQKAVAEIRPLYDRGEIEKRLGLLREIRMMSHEGAPLKLSRFSDISTLLAKIRPQGAVADSVELAGLTPFLNILSGVSLQLEKRDDLIFLKDLTCDLTGFPDILWTLERSIDSEGNILDSASSTLSELRADVRRLKGRITKRLEEMMRDEGLSVFLQDSYVTERSGRWVIPVRMDSKGQVPGVVHDVSRSGETAFIEPLAIIGLSNELENLIAEQKAEEIRILREISSKIRGVADLIEAQYKTLVYLDLLNCIARFSDELRMEEPQIDDSGSIRLRGARHPLLMLTLRKSGRGDDVVPLDVSLGGDDRVMVITGSNAGGKTIAIKTISLLLLMALSGMPVPADSATCFPLVHDLLVDIGDEQSIENSLSTFSAHVSNISDILKKADSKSLVLIDELGTGTDPDEGAALACAVLKEIRDRGALLFATTHLTDIKGFVHRTEGMINASMEFDHRSLTPLYRLRVGEPGQSHALEIAKRYGLPERIIDSAKGMLGGIKVEFDNLIADLNAKRAEYERALHELRKERSGIEEKTRLLEERLSETEKREKEVIAKAYREASDIIAETKRRMNAFLDDLKKKDKESRREVVKKIVAEQEEAARKLRAYDMDYAIPSVAELHVGDQVFVRSLGRDATVLEAYEDRNRLRVRAGSMEVEVPLSDVGARRGKALSPLTPPSKSAVPGEEVSSRLNLIGLRVDEALSRLEPFLNHASLAGLTEVTVIHGFGTGALSRAVCEHLTGHPLVKHFRKGEPPEGGAGVTVVTLI